The Nitrospira tepida genome includes a window with the following:
- a CDS encoding ArsR/SmtB family transcription factor, with protein sequence MSVTVKTHQKELVLKCHALADETRFRIVELLMEGERCVCDLMEELQAAQSRLSFHLRTLKDAGLVKDRREGRWNYYSLDAEAFEDLEALVQQVKSGDRLKLASGRRCL encoded by the coding sequence ATGTCCGTGACCGTCAAGACTCATCAGAAGGAACTGGTGCTGAAGTGCCACGCGCTGGCGGACGAAACCCGTTTCCGCATCGTGGAGCTGCTCATGGAAGGGGAACGCTGCGTCTGTGATCTGATGGAGGAACTGCAGGCCGCGCAATCACGGCTGTCCTTCCATCTCCGCACTCTGAAAGACGCGGGGCTGGTCAAGGATCGGCGGGAGGGCCGGTGGAACTACTATTCCCTCGATGCGGAGGCATTCGAGGACCTCGAAGCCTTGGTCCAACAGGTGAAAAGCGGGGATCGGCTGAAACTGGCGTCCGGCCGGCGCTGCCTCTGA
- a CDS encoding ABC transporter permease produces MKWHRVVALLSRHLYLYKRSPPRIMEIFYWPLLDLVIWGFITIYLMRHEGQVPGLVTFFLGALILWDVLFRAQQGITITFLEEIWARNLLNLFASPLKPSEFLASTMAMSILKVTAVACVMALCAYAFYSYNVLVIGLALIPFVFNLVITGWAIGVFTTSLIMRFGHEAEVLAWSMVFLFQPISCVFYPLDVLPVWLQGIAWMNPAAHIFEGMRGVLKDGALSVSHLTWAVGLNALYLALVILFFHWTFEVCKDKGLLVRVGE; encoded by the coding sequence ATGAAGTGGCATCGGGTGGTCGCATTGTTGAGCCGGCATCTGTATCTCTATAAGCGGAGCCCGCCGCGGATCATGGAGATTTTTTACTGGCCGCTGCTGGATCTGGTCATCTGGGGATTCATCACGATCTACCTGATGCGGCATGAAGGGCAGGTGCCGGGATTGGTCACCTTCTTTCTGGGCGCGCTGATTTTGTGGGACGTGCTGTTCCGGGCGCAGCAGGGCATCACGATCACGTTTCTTGAAGAAATCTGGGCCCGCAATCTGCTCAACCTCTTCGCCAGCCCCTTGAAGCCCAGCGAATTTCTGGCTTCGACCATGGCGATGAGCATCCTGAAAGTCACGGCGGTGGCCTGCGTCATGGCCCTCTGCGCCTATGCGTTTTACTCGTACAACGTGTTGGTGATCGGGCTCGCGCTCATTCCGTTCGTCTTCAATCTGGTCATCACCGGCTGGGCGATCGGCGTGTTCACGACTTCGCTGATCATGCGGTTCGGCCACGAGGCGGAGGTGTTGGCCTGGAGCATGGTGTTCCTGTTCCAACCGATTTCCTGCGTGTTCTATCCGCTCGATGTCCTGCCCGTCTGGCTGCAGGGCATCGCCTGGATGAATCCTGCGGCCCACATCTTTGAAGGCATGCGGGGCGTGCTGAAGGACGGCGCCTTGTCGGTGTCGCATCTCACCTGGGCCGTGGGGCTCAACGCGCTATACCTAGCCCTCGTGATCCTGTTCTTCCACTGGACGTTTGAAGTCTGCAAAGACAAGGGCCTGTTGGTGCGGGTCGGCGAGTAG
- a CDS encoding ABC transporter ATP-binding protein — protein MTTPIVQVRHLTKRFGDFLAVNDISFDIQPGEILGLLGPNGAGKTTTIQMMLGLITPTGGTIRMFGLDLATHREAIMQQVNFSSTYISMPYSLTVEENLRVVARLYGMRLVDQRLDEVVKQLEMEEMRHKLTRKLSSGQMTRLTLAKAILTEPKVLFLDEPTASLDPDIAHKIRALLQDVRRSTGLSMLYTSHNMREMEEMSDRIIFLQRGRIVAEGTAAEITARFGDRDLEEVFLRLAREQAR, from the coding sequence ATGACGACCCCGATCGTTCAGGTGCGCCATCTCACGAAGCGGTTCGGCGACTTCCTCGCCGTAAACGATATTTCCTTTGACATCCAGCCAGGCGAGATTCTCGGCTTGCTGGGGCCGAACGGAGCCGGCAAAACCACCACCATCCAGATGATGCTGGGCTTGATCACTCCGACCGGCGGCACGATCCGCATGTTCGGGCTCGACCTTGCGACCCACCGAGAAGCGATCATGCAGCAGGTCAACTTTTCCTCCACCTACATTTCCATGCCCTATTCCCTGACCGTGGAAGAGAATCTGCGCGTGGTCGCCAGGTTGTATGGCATGAGGCTGGTGGACCAGCGCCTCGACGAGGTGGTGAAGCAGTTGGAAATGGAGGAGATGCGGCACAAGCTGACCCGCAAATTGTCGTCCGGGCAGATGACGCGCCTGACGCTGGCCAAGGCCATCTTGACCGAACCGAAAGTCCTGTTTCTGGACGAGCCGACCGCCAGCCTCGATCCGGATATCGCCCACAAGATCCGGGCGCTGCTTCAGGATGTCCGCCGATCGACCGGGTTGAGCATGCTGTACACCTCGCACAACATGCGCGAGATGGAGGAGATGTCCGACCGCATCATTTTTCTGCAACGCGGGAGAATCGTCGCGGAAGGCACCGCGGCAGAAATCACCGCCCGGTTCGGAGACCGGGACCTCGAAGAGGTCTTTCTCCGCTTGGCGAGGGAGCAGGCCCGATGA
- a CDS encoding cytochrome c3 family protein — MRHKYSPWAVLAIVAGAVALGGGGLHLTNQPEFCASCHTIAPSYESWAKSSHKEVSCVDCHVRSTPEGWLRDKAYAGTKDVLITWFGTPTVPHDLDATVHSELCLSCHREILRVSEVAPRDLPPPVKEVGLVMSHRKHMEAFAKRGKGEGCVTCHSRVVHGEPIKGYPIVVPRGHVEADSKPHEPRHPKDSVLYRKAMADCFRCHDGKTEHDGAVLSRKCETCHLPEKVQDLLF, encoded by the coding sequence ATGAGACATAAATACTCTCCCTGGGCCGTCCTGGCCATCGTGGCCGGGGCCGTGGCCCTCGGCGGCGGCGGGCTCCACCTCACGAACCAGCCGGAATTTTGCGCGTCCTGCCATACTATCGCGCCATCCTATGAGAGTTGGGCCAAGTCCTCGCACAAGGAGGTTTCCTGCGTGGACTGCCACGTGCGGAGCACGCCCGAGGGCTGGTTGCGCGACAAGGCCTATGCCGGGACGAAGGATGTGTTGATCACCTGGTTCGGCACGCCCACGGTCCCGCATGATCTGGACGCGACCGTGCATTCCGAGTTGTGCCTGAGCTGTCATCGCGAGATTCTGCGCGTGTCGGAGGTGGCGCCTCGGGATCTGCCCCCTCCGGTCAAGGAGGTCGGGTTGGTGATGAGCCATCGGAAGCATATGGAAGCCTTTGCGAAGCGCGGGAAAGGCGAGGGCTGTGTCACCTGCCATTCGCGGGTGGTGCATGGCGAGCCCATCAAGGGGTACCCGATCGTCGTGCCACGCGGACATGTGGAGGCCGACAGCAAGCCGCATGAGCCTCGGCATCCCAAGGACAGCGTCCTCTACCGGAAGGCGATGGCCGACTGTTTCCGTTGCCACGACGGGAAGACCGAGCACGACGGCGCGGTGTTGAGCCGCAAGTGCGAAACCTGCCACCTGCCTGAAAAAGTTCAAGACCTGCTGTTCTAG
- the mobB gene encoding molybdopterin-guanine dinucleotide biosynthesis protein B has product MAIPVVCFVGRSNSGKTTVIERVIPELVRAGYKVATVKHAGHGFDLDTEGKDSWRHKRAGASAVVVLSKGSLAMFADVSDEIKPEDVRDRFLDEDTDLIIAEGWKSDGYPKIMVVRDQPGEVPVSPEGLLAVVSNKPVNVSVPVLDPDDIPAVARLIITHFPRRPRNET; this is encoded by the coding sequence ATGGCGATTCCGGTGGTCTGTTTCGTCGGACGCTCGAATAGCGGGAAGACGACCGTGATTGAACGGGTCATTCCCGAACTGGTCCGGGCCGGCTACAAGGTGGCCACGGTCAAACATGCCGGCCACGGATTCGATCTCGACACGGAAGGCAAAGACAGTTGGCGGCACAAACGCGCGGGAGCCAGCGCGGTGGTGGTGCTCTCCAAGGGGAGCCTGGCCATGTTCGCCGACGTGTCCGACGAGATCAAGCCGGAAGACGTGCGGGACCGGTTCTTGGATGAGGATACGGACCTGATCATCGCCGAAGGGTGGAAAAGCGACGGGTACCCCAAGATCATGGTGGTTCGGGACCAGCCGGGCGAAGTGCCGGTCTCGCCGGAAGGGCTGCTCGCCGTCGTCTCGAACAAGCCGGTGAATGTCTCGGTTCCCGTGCTCGATCCCGACGATATTCCGGCTGTCGCTCGGCTGATTATCACGCACTTTCCTCGACGTCCGCGGAATGAGACATAA
- a CDS encoding molybdopterin molybdotransferase MoeA: MQGLTPLEEAQRIVLEAAKPLGLEKIPILDTLGRVLGEDIVAQRDNPPWDNSAMDGFAVRWEDIKQEHAITKPVELTIVEDVPAGKMPAKSVGPGQAIRIMTGAPVPSGADTVIKVEDTEHTPDMVRVFKPEPRGANIRPQGEDVKKGERIIAKGTPIRPGEAGMLAILARSFVVVYQRPRVAILSTGDELADLDERFSEDKIINSNSYGIAAAVQEAGGIPILLGIAKDNPAALTEKISHGLNADILVLSGGVSMGDYDFTKAVFRDLGAEMNFWKLAIRPGQPLAFGKIQGKLAFGLPGNPVSSMVTFEQLVRPAMLKMGGHRSYGRPVVQAQFQEKFSKRNDRRHFLRGILTREQGVFHVRTTGDQGSGILTSMVRANCLIDVPTEVERVNPGDWVNVQVLGGSFWTHDVGSQPSTGHRQSCC, from the coding sequence ATGCAAGGTCTGACACCGTTAGAAGAAGCTCAACGGATCGTGCTTGAGGCGGCCAAGCCCCTCGGGTTGGAGAAGATCCCGATTCTGGACACGTTGGGCCGCGTGCTCGGCGAAGACATCGTCGCGCAACGGGACAATCCGCCCTGGGACAATTCCGCGATGGACGGGTTTGCCGTCCGGTGGGAGGACATCAAGCAGGAGCACGCGATCACCAAACCGGTGGAATTGACGATTGTCGAAGACGTGCCGGCCGGGAAGATGCCCGCCAAGAGCGTGGGGCCGGGGCAAGCCATCCGGATCATGACGGGGGCGCCGGTGCCGAGCGGGGCCGATACGGTCATCAAGGTGGAGGACACCGAGCACACGCCCGACATGGTGCGCGTGTTCAAGCCGGAACCCCGCGGGGCAAACATCCGCCCGCAGGGCGAAGACGTGAAGAAGGGCGAACGGATTATTGCCAAGGGCACGCCCATCCGTCCCGGCGAAGCCGGCATGCTCGCCATCCTGGCGCGATCGTTTGTCGTCGTCTACCAGCGGCCGCGGGTCGCGATTCTGTCCACCGGAGACGAACTGGCGGATCTCGACGAGCGGTTCAGCGAGGACAAGATCATCAATTCGAACAGCTACGGCATCGCCGCAGCCGTGCAGGAAGCCGGCGGCATCCCCATCCTGTTGGGAATTGCCAAGGATAATCCGGCGGCGCTGACCGAAAAGATCTCCCATGGGCTCAACGCGGACATTCTCGTGCTTTCGGGCGGGGTGTCGATGGGGGATTATGATTTCACAAAGGCGGTGTTCCGCGACCTCGGCGCCGAGATGAATTTCTGGAAGCTGGCCATTAGGCCCGGCCAGCCGTTGGCCTTTGGGAAGATTCAGGGGAAGCTGGCCTTCGGGCTGCCGGGCAATCCGGTGTCGTCCATGGTCACGTTCGAGCAACTGGTGCGTCCCGCCATGTTGAAAATGGGCGGCCATCGCAGCTACGGGCGTCCGGTCGTTCAGGCGCAGTTCCAGGAAAAATTTTCCAAGCGAAACGATCGCCGTCATTTCCTGCGAGGCATTCTCACCAGGGAGCAGGGCGTGTTTCACGTCCGGACGACCGGCGATCAAGGCTCCGGGATTCTGACCTCGATGGTGAGGGCCAATTGCTTGATCGATGTGCCAACCGAGGTGGAGCGGGTGAATCCGGGCGATTGGGTGAACGTGCAGGTGCTCGGCGGGTCCTTCTGGACCCATGACGTTGGGTCTCAGCCGTCAACAGGCCACCGGCAGTCCTGTTGCTGA
- a CDS encoding Mrp/NBP35 family ATP-binding protein: protein MPKELNIINAPGSGNGDVCTYLWACAICDETERCQKDKEGHSRWLVAKRMERIEYKVLVMSNKGGVGKSTVTTNLAVSLALKGWHVGICDLDIHGPNIPKMVGAEGQKLKISTSGGIIPFQAYNLKIASMSFLLQNSDDPIIWRDAYKYEFINQLLGGVEWQDLNFLLIDLPPGTGNESVTTIDLLGGVSGAVIVTTPQEVALLDSRKSVSFCRDSEVPIIGIVENMSGLECPHCHHHIEVFRKGGGEASALDMGVPFLGRIPLDPDVVTQSDAGEPFAMFYSDTATADAFHGIANKVEAFCKKAGSLVNIAPRHHLK from the coding sequence ATGCCGAAGGAATTGAATATCATCAACGCTCCGGGATCGGGTAACGGAGATGTCTGCACCTATCTCTGGGCCTGCGCGATCTGCGACGAAACCGAACGATGCCAAAAGGACAAGGAAGGCCACAGCCGCTGGCTCGTGGCCAAGCGAATGGAGCGCATCGAATACAAGGTCCTCGTGATGAGCAACAAGGGCGGGGTCGGGAAGAGCACCGTCACCACCAACCTGGCCGTCAGCCTGGCCTTGAAAGGCTGGCATGTCGGGATCTGCGATCTGGACATTCACGGGCCCAACATTCCCAAGATGGTCGGCGCAGAAGGGCAAAAGCTCAAGATCAGCACGTCCGGCGGGATCATTCCGTTTCAGGCGTACAACCTGAAAATCGCCTCGATGTCGTTCCTCCTCCAGAATAGCGACGATCCCATCATTTGGCGCGATGCCTATAAGTATGAGTTCATCAACCAATTGCTCGGGGGCGTCGAGTGGCAGGACCTCAACTTCCTGCTGATCGATCTGCCGCCGGGAACCGGAAACGAGTCGGTCACGACGATCGACCTGCTCGGCGGCGTGAGCGGGGCCGTGATTGTGACGACCCCGCAGGAAGTGGCCCTGCTGGATTCCCGCAAGTCCGTGTCGTTCTGCCGGGACAGCGAGGTGCCCATCATCGGCATCGTGGAAAACATGAGCGGGCTCGAGTGCCCGCATTGCCATCATCACATCGAGGTCTTTCGCAAAGGAGGCGGAGAAGCCTCGGCGCTGGATATGGGCGTGCCCTTCCTTGGGCGCATCCCCCTGGACCCCGACGTCGTCACGCAATCGGACGCGGGGGAACCCTTCGCCATGTTCTATTCCGACACCGCCACCGCCGACGCTTTCCATGGCATTGCGAACAAAGTGGAGGCGTTCTGCAAGAAGGCGGGGTCGCTGGTGAATATCGCCCCGCGGCATCACCTTAAGTAA
- a CDS encoding MogA/MoaB family molybdenum cofactor biosynthesis protein, whose protein sequence is MLQVAVIVVSSKIATGSETDTGRAALEQMVAEIPGKVALYEVVPDDRRAVAERLAAIADAGQADVILTIGGTGVRPTDWAPEATRDVVGKEIPGIGEAMRQESVKKVKTAMLSRGTAGIRGGTLIVNLPGSPRGAKDNLGVILPILEHTVEKIRKQTASHQR, encoded by the coding sequence ATGCTTCAGGTTGCCGTGATCGTGGTCAGCAGCAAGATCGCCACCGGGAGCGAAACGGATACGGGCCGCGCCGCGCTGGAACAGATGGTGGCGGAGATTCCAGGCAAAGTGGCACTCTATGAAGTGGTACCGGACGACCGGCGAGCAGTGGCGGAGCGGCTGGCCGCCATCGCGGACGCCGGGCAAGCCGACGTGATTCTCACGATCGGAGGAACGGGCGTCCGTCCCACAGATTGGGCGCCGGAAGCCACCAGGGACGTCGTCGGCAAGGAAATACCCGGAATCGGCGAGGCGATGCGGCAGGAGAGCGTCAAAAAAGTGAAGACGGCCATGCTATCGCGGGGCACCGCGGGCATCCGGGGCGGCACATTGATCGTCAATCTGCCGGGCAGTCCACGGGGGGCGAAAGACAACCTGGGCGTGATTCTGCCGATTCTCGAACATACGGTGGAGAAGATCCGCAAGCAGACGGCGAGTCACCAACGCTGA
- the tatC gene encoding twin-arginine translocase subunit TatC, whose translation MAQDNGREKKPSKAWEWLQDKVFRPLEDKKMPVMEHLVELQARLTRAVLVTGVVFVVTFFYADTLVKWIRVPLQNMFVPRTLEWVPTDLPAVPFIFLAPAEALWQNVKVAGLFAVVLAAPYILFELWQFTVPGLHVQERRFVGPFVLFSSLAFYAGVLFSFFFVLPFALNFLISYGVNAGFIPQLSIAQYVGFALWFLLVFGMIFEVPLAITLMAKLGWVDAPFLKRYRKWAFLAAFIFAAILTPTPDPFNQCLMAVPMYVFYEVGIISAGFFNKKKRMEAEQEKEPAGGVPAPAQGQAGSKLARPGGKSEDEYVAVPSGVGRS comes from the coding sequence ATGGCGCAAGACAACGGACGAGAAAAAAAGCCCTCCAAAGCGTGGGAGTGGCTTCAGGATAAGGTCTTCCGTCCGCTGGAAGACAAGAAGATGCCGGTCATGGAGCACCTGGTGGAGCTCCAGGCGCGGCTGACCCGGGCCGTGCTGGTGACCGGCGTCGTGTTCGTGGTCACCTTCTTTTATGCGGACACGCTGGTGAAGTGGATCCGGGTGCCCCTTCAGAACATGTTCGTGCCTCGGACGCTGGAGTGGGTCCCTACTGATCTGCCGGCTGTCCCGTTCATCTTTCTTGCCCCGGCGGAGGCGCTTTGGCAGAACGTCAAGGTGGCCGGGCTTTTCGCGGTCGTCCTGGCGGCGCCGTACATCCTCTTCGAGTTGTGGCAGTTCACCGTGCCAGGCCTGCACGTGCAGGAGCGGCGGTTCGTGGGCCCCTTCGTGCTCTTCAGTTCGCTCGCGTTCTATGCGGGAGTCCTGTTTTCCTTTTTCTTCGTGCTGCCGTTTGCATTGAACTTCCTGATCTCCTACGGCGTGAACGCCGGGTTCATTCCGCAACTGTCGATTGCCCAGTACGTGGGGTTTGCCCTCTGGTTCCTGCTGGTGTTCGGCATGATTTTCGAGGTGCCGCTCGCCATCACGCTCATGGCAAAGCTGGGGTGGGTCGATGCGCCCTTTCTGAAACGCTACCGCAAATGGGCGTTTCTGGCCGCCTTCATTTTTGCCGCGATCCTGACTCCCACGCCGGATCCCTTCAACCAATGTCTGATGGCGGTCCCGATGTACGTTTTCTACGAGGTCGGAATCATCAGCGCCGGGTTCTTCAACAAGAAGAAACGGATGGAGGCGGAACAGGAGAAGGAGCCGGCCGGAGGAGTGCCGGCCCCAGCCCAAGGACAAGCCGGATCGAAGCTGGCGCGACCGGGTGGAAAGTCGGAAGACGAGTATGTGGCCGTTCCCAGCGGCGTCGGCCGTTCGTGA
- a CDS encoding Do family serine endopeptidase gives MKIGRTESRGTVGWWIGGVAMAGLALTTGLGAIGVPAGQAAVPAAFSQGFSEIVKRVTPAVVNIAVTGGEGRREGRRQIPPGPFGGPPGGPPGEEPPGMEPPGPPIPGPHGRPEQSAGSGVIIDAAGHIVTNNHVVENASQITVTLSDKREFPGKVVGTDPKSDLAVIKIDAPNLPSPLKWADYDKLQVGDVVLAVGSPFGLSSTVTLGIISALGRGNVGIADYEDFIQTDAAINPGNSGGALVNMDGELIGINTAIFSRTGGSEGIGFAIPSTIAVDIVDSLTRTGKVVRGWMGVAIQEITPALAKSFKIPENRKGVLISDVNENGPSFAAGIKRGDVVVSFNGKEVQSVSQLRNLVARTIVGKDAEIKILRDGKEQVLNVKVAERPSDEMLARREPGPPAAPEPAKLPDNVLAALRVQPLDAAMLSQFNLPAKTAGVLISSVESGTAAEAAGLQRGDVIQEVNREPIKTVEDYSKASAKVKKDEPVVLLLSRQGNTLFVAVNPK, from the coding sequence ATGAAGATTGGACGGACGGAATCGAGGGGAACAGTCGGATGGTGGATTGGCGGGGTGGCCATGGCGGGTCTTGCGCTGACGACGGGGCTCGGAGCCATCGGGGTTCCTGCCGGACAAGCTGCCGTGCCCGCCGCGTTCTCCCAAGGGTTCTCCGAAATCGTCAAAAGGGTGACGCCCGCAGTCGTCAACATTGCGGTGACGGGTGGGGAAGGGCGGCGGGAGGGGCGCCGGCAGATTCCACCTGGTCCGTTCGGCGGGCCTCCCGGAGGGCCGCCCGGTGAAGAGCCGCCGGGCATGGAACCGCCTGGTCCTCCGATCCCAGGGCCCCACGGCAGGCCGGAGCAGAGCGCGGGATCCGGCGTCATCATCGATGCGGCCGGCCATATCGTCACGAACAACCATGTGGTGGAAAATGCCTCCCAGATTACGGTCACGCTGAGCGATAAGCGTGAATTCCCCGGGAAGGTCGTGGGGACGGACCCCAAGTCCGATCTGGCCGTCATCAAGATCGACGCGCCGAATTTGCCGAGTCCGCTGAAATGGGCGGACTATGACAAGCTGCAGGTCGGAGACGTCGTGCTCGCGGTCGGGAGCCCCTTCGGGCTGAGCAGCACGGTCACGCTAGGCATCATCAGCGCGCTGGGCCGCGGGAACGTGGGCATCGCCGACTATGAGGATTTCATCCAAACCGACGCCGCGATCAACCCCGGCAACTCCGGGGGCGCCCTGGTGAACATGGACGGCGAGTTGATCGGCATTAACACGGCGATCTTCTCCCGCACCGGTGGCTCCGAGGGAATCGGGTTCGCCATTCCCAGCACGATCGCCGTCGATATCGTGGACAGTTTGACCCGCACCGGCAAGGTCGTGCGGGGCTGGATGGGGGTCGCGATTCAGGAAATCACCCCGGCGTTGGCCAAGTCGTTCAAGATTCCGGAAAACCGGAAAGGGGTGTTGATCAGCGACGTCAACGAGAACGGCCCGTCCTTTGCGGCCGGGATCAAGCGCGGGGATGTCGTGGTCTCGTTCAACGGGAAAGAAGTGCAGAGCGTCAGCCAGCTCCGAAACCTGGTCGCCCGCACGATCGTGGGGAAGGATGCCGAGATCAAGATTTTGCGGGACGGGAAGGAACAGGTGCTCAACGTGAAGGTGGCCGAGCGGCCCTCCGATGAGATGCTGGCGCGGCGGGAGCCTGGCCCTCCGGCGGCCCCCGAGCCCGCCAAGCTGCCCGATAACGTGCTGGCGGCGCTGCGCGTGCAGCCGCTTGATGCCGCCATGCTCAGCCAGTTCAACCTCCCGGCGAAGACCGCCGGGGTGTTGATCAGCTCGGTCGAGTCGGGGACCGCGGCGGAAGCGGCGGGCTTGCAGCGAGGCGACGTGATCCAGGAGGTGAACCGGGAGCCCATCAAAACCGTGGAGGACTATAGCAAGGCGTCGGCCAAGGTCAAGAAGGATGAGCCGGTCGTCCTGTTGTTGAGCCGGCAGGGGAACACGCTTTTCGTCGCGGTGAATCCCAAGTGA
- a CDS encoding LuxR C-terminal-related transcriptional regulator, with protein MRTRLHNVPTDDSSSGGLKRIKVLVVDPLELERIGMRSVLDRHPDIVVADEAVSWEEAVPKLARLHPDVIIMDISLSNAGLLDEVNDTLARHPGTRVLFFAHGFEESTLAAIVRAGVHGCLLKHISSEELVRAVRIVASGDSIIDPRLTGTLFGMIRDTRDSGRRRTPLSAQERRLLPLVAQGLTNKEIAREMKLSDKTVKNYLVSMYKKLNICRRSQAAALYSRTLLMQQSSLPGSRTLSSPAVLPPERLARMPMGPHGTLVKV; from the coding sequence ATGCGAACACGTCTTCATAATGTCCCGACTGATGACAGTAGCAGCGGCGGACTGAAACGGATCAAAGTCTTGGTCGTGGATCCGTTGGAACTTGAACGGATCGGCATGCGCAGCGTCTTGGACCGGCATCCGGACATCGTCGTGGCGGATGAGGCGGTCAGTTGGGAAGAGGCCGTTCCGAAGCTCGCGCGGCTCCATCCGGATGTCATCATCATGGACATCTCGTTGTCCAACGCGGGCTTGCTTGACGAGGTGAATGACACGTTGGCCCGCCATCCGGGAACGAGGGTCCTGTTCTTTGCCCATGGGTTCGAGGAGTCGACCTTGGCAGCCATCGTGCGGGCCGGCGTTCACGGCTGCCTGTTGAAGCATATCTCGTCCGAAGAATTGGTCCGCGCGGTGCGGATCGTCGCGTCCGGCGACAGCATCATCGATCCGCGGCTGACCGGCACCCTGTTCGGGATGATTCGCGACACCAGGGATTCCGGGCGGCGGCGCACCCCCTTGTCGGCCCAGGAGCGGCGGCTGCTGCCGTTGGTGGCCCAGGGACTCACCAATAAAGAGATCGCGCGGGAGATGAAGCTCAGCGACAAGACGGTCAAGAACTACCTCGTGAGCATGTACAAGAAGTTGAACATTTGCCGGCGCAGCCAGGCCGCGGCCCTCTATTCCCGCACGCTGCTTATGCAGCAATCGTCCCTGCCCGGCTCACGGACGCTGTCGTCCCCGGCGGTCCTGCCTCCCGAACGTTTGGCCCGAATGCCCATGGGACCGCATGGCACACTGGTCAAGGTCTGA
- a CDS encoding sigma-54-dependent transcriptional regulator: MPTTAARILVVDDDPHILGMLEGYLKEEGYEPVTANSAQAAAAIVRRDHPDLVILDMRLSDGTGLDLLKSQLLPELGPYRVIMLSGFVSQKDAEEAVQAGAFDYITKPVTLPKLGITIRNCLRLQELTHEVATLSGDGVKPFALSAIVGMSPAILEMIEHIKRVSSYDVPVLILGESGTGKELVARVLHGLSTRRHAPFLPLDCGAIPQDLVESELFGHEAGAFTGATQARSGRIERADGGTLLLDEVGNLPLAVQAKFLRVLQFKEFDRLGGRHTVQADVRILAATNANLDEMVEQGTFRRDLYFRLNTVTIRVPPLRERTEDIPLLAHVFLMEANRTYKTRVQGIATDALRLLEQHRWPGNVRELENSIRAAVILADRIIRPPHLPAAVRGRAQAGEPSSDSGERLTGRGRRPIGDLSLAEIGRYAAEEAQRAAVMQVLEDTGWNKAETARRLRIDYKALYLKLQRWGLRAPKL; the protein is encoded by the coding sequence ATGCCGACAACCGCCGCCCGCATCCTGGTGGTCGATGACGATCCCCATATTTTGGGAATGCTCGAAGGCTACCTGAAGGAAGAGGGGTATGAGCCCGTCACCGCCAACAGCGCGCAGGCCGCGGCCGCCATCGTCCGCCGCGACCATCCGGACCTCGTGATTCTCGACATGCGCCTGTCCGACGGGACGGGGCTCGATTTGCTCAAGTCGCAACTGCTTCCCGAGCTTGGGCCCTATCGGGTGATCATGCTGTCGGGCTTTGTGAGTCAGAAAGACGCCGAAGAAGCGGTGCAGGCCGGCGCCTTCGACTATATCACCAAGCCGGTCACCCTTCCGAAATTGGGCATCACGATCCGCAACTGTCTCCGTCTCCAGGAACTGACCCACGAGGTGGCCACCTTATCGGGAGACGGGGTGAAACCATTCGCGCTGAGCGCCATCGTCGGGATGAGTCCGGCCATTCTCGAGATGATCGAGCACATCAAGCGGGTGTCATCGTACGACGTGCCGGTGCTGATTCTCGGAGAGAGCGGGACGGGAAAGGAATTGGTTGCGCGGGTCTTGCATGGATTGAGCACCAGGCGCCACGCGCCGTTTTTGCCGCTGGACTGCGGGGCCATTCCCCAGGATCTGGTTGAATCGGAACTGTTCGGCCATGAAGCCGGCGCCTTCACCGGCGCCACGCAGGCCAGGTCCGGACGGATCGAGCGGGCCGACGGCGGGACGCTGCTGCTCGACGAAGTGGGCAATCTGCCGCTGGCCGTTCAAGCCAAATTCCTCCGGGTGCTGCAATTCAAGGAATTCGACCGGCTTGGTGGACGGCACACCGTCCAGGCCGATGTCCGGATTCTGGCCGCGACCAACGCCAACCTCGACGAGATGGTGGAGCAAGGGACGTTCCGACGGGACCTGTATTTTCGCCTGAACACCGTGACGATCCGGGTACCTCCCCTTCGAGAGAGGACGGAGGACATTCCGCTGCTGGCCCACGTGTTTCTGATGGAGGCCAACCGGACATACAAGACGAGGGTGCAAGGTATTGCGACGGACGCCTTGCGATTGCTGGAGCAACATCGGTGGCCCGGCAATGTCCGTGAGTTGGAAAATTCGATCCGCGCCGCGGTGATTCTGGCCGACCGGATCATTCGCCCGCCGCATCTTCCCGCGGCGGTCCGTGGCCGCGCCCAGGCCGGCGAACCGTCGAGTGACTCGGGGGAACGGCTCACCGGACGAGGCCGTCGGCCGATCGGCGACCTCTCGTTGGCGGAAATCGGACGCTATGCGGCGGAAGAGGCGCAGCGGGCCGCCGTGATGCAGGTGTTGGAAGACACCGGGTGGAACAAAGCCGAAACCGCCCGTCGGCTGCGGATCGATTATAAGGCGCTCTATCTGAAACTCCAGCGTTGGGGGCTGCGGGCGCCCAAGCTGTGA